A single region of the Lycium barbarum isolate Lr01 chromosome 2, ASM1917538v2, whole genome shotgun sequence genome encodes:
- the LOC132627414 gene encoding uncharacterized oxidoreductase At4g09670-like, which produces MAGSSPIRFGILGCANIARKVSRAITLAPNAIICAIGSRTIEKATAFAKENNYPSTTKIYGSYEAVLDDPEVDAVYVPLPTSLHLKWAVLAAQKKKHVLLEKPVALNVKELDIILEECELNGVQYMDSTMWMHHPRTVKMKEFISDSQRFGQLKSVHSTFAYLGDTEFLKNDIRVKPDLDALGALGDAGWYSIRAILWTTDYELPRTVTALRDPEFNEAGVILSCGASLSWEDGRVATFYCSFLTNLAMDIIASGSKGHFRVHDFVIPFQENVAPFYTEEGSRFGELCTSIHPEPTEQKVGTDLPQEALMVKEFSNLVASIKGGGSKPEKKWPTISRKTQLVVDAVKASIDKGFQPVEVVY; this is translated from the exons atggcaGGGTCATCACCTATACGTTTCGGCATATTAGGCTGCGCTAACATAGCTCGCAAAGTATCACGCGCCATCACACTCGCTCCAAACGCTATTATCTGCGCAATCGGTAGCCGTACGATCGAAAAAGCAACAGCTTTCGCTAAAGAAAACAATTATCCATCAACTACTAAGATTTACGGGAGTTATGAGGCCGTTTTGGATGACCCTGAAGTTGATGCTGTTTATGTTCCTCTTCCAACAAGCCTGCATTTAAAGTGGGCTGTATTGGCGGCCCAAAAGAAGAAGCATGTTTTGCTGGAAAAGCCCGTTGCGCTAAACGTGAAGGAGCTGGATATCATACTGGAGGAGTGTGAATTGAATGGGGTGCAGTATATGGATTCTACTATGTGGATGCATCATCCTCGTACTGTTAAGATGAAAGAATTCATCTCTGATTCTCAGCGTTTTGGACAACTCAAATCG GTGCACAGCACATTTGCTTATCTTGGTGACACAGAATTTCTTAAGAATGACATTCGTGTAAAGCCTGATCTTGACGCTCTAGGTGCTCTAGGTGATGCTGGTTGGTACAGTATTCGTGCAATCTTGTGGACTACTGATTACGAATTGCCCAGAACAGTGACAGCTCTGCGTGATCCAGAATTTAATGAAGCTGGAGTTATCCTATCTTGTGGCGCTTCTTTGAGTTGGGAAGATGGAAGGGTGGCAACTTTCTATTGTTCGTTTTTAACCAATTTGGCCATGGATATCATTGCTAGTGGATCCAAAGGACACTTTCGGGTCCATGACTTTGTAATTCCGTTTCAAGAAAATGTTGCTCCATTTTATACGGAGGAAGGTTCAAGGTTTGGTGAACTTTGTACATCGATTCATCCTGAACCAACTGAGCAAAAAGTCGGCACAGATCTTCCTCAAGAGGCTCTCATGGTAAAGGAGTTCTCTAACCTGGTTGCAAGTATCAAAGGAGGAGGCTCTAAACCAGAGAAGAAGTGGCCAACAATTAGTAGAAAGACACAACTTGTGGTTGATGCTGTCAAGGCATCAATTGACAAGGGTTTTCAGCCTGTTGAGGTTGTCTATTAG